In Trichocoleus sp., the following are encoded in one genomic region:
- a CDS encoding ATP-binding protein — MMDRSKNGELLGQHLQKVCHEAEKIYQNADQASDSLVGAQSPLQDRVMQLRDALEALRTAEESLLEEKAELMTAHESTLNTCKHYQEIFEQAPDGYLITDRLGVIQEANQAAARLLESTPEALLRQPLSNFVVESYRKTFQLKVNQVTAVRQEREWEVKLQRQNGEPFDAAFTISVKHDEMGRITALYWLLRDATVRKKAEEHLRQVQIQNIQIVEADRVKQQFISTVSHELRTPMNSILGFSDLLLRRFHEQSDPQQLSMIERIFRNSRHLLMLIEEMLDLSKLKTNHLELKIESCDLAEIVQTTANEIRPLALRKNVELQVEVGQAPLMVLNDRTRLKQILMNLLSNAVKFTNIGRICLKVQKLSDEQVLLVLSDTGIGIAPEHQPCIFQEFWQANQSLSRQQGGIGLGLAITGGLIRLMGGTIAVESQLGQGSTFRVELPYQVKTVDTVTEGQYNQHAGKLF, encoded by the coding sequence GCTCAATCCCCCTTACAGGATCGGGTAATGCAGTTGCGCGATGCCTTAGAAGCCTTACGAACTGCTGAGGAATCTTTGCTGGAAGAGAAGGCTGAACTGATGACAGCCCACGAGTCAACCTTAAACACCTGTAAACACTATCAAGAGATTTTTGAGCAAGCTCCCGATGGCTACTTGATCACCGATCGACTGGGAGTAATTCAAGAAGCAAATCAGGCTGCAGCAAGACTATTGGAAAGTACACCAGAAGCTCTGCTGAGACAGCCTCTAAGCAATTTTGTGGTGGAATCCTATCGTAAAACCTTTCAGCTGAAGGTAAATCAGGTGACAGCGGTTCGGCAAGAGCGGGAATGGGAGGTCAAACTTCAGCGCCAGAACGGAGAGCCTTTTGACGCAGCCTTTACGATCTCGGTTAAGCATGACGAGATGGGACGAATTACTGCTCTCTACTGGCTGTTGCGCGATGCCACCGTGCGGAAAAAAGCAGAGGAGCACCTGCGGCAGGTGCAGATTCAAAATATCCAGATTGTGGAAGCCGATCGCGTAAAGCAACAGTTCATTTCGACTGTATCCCATGAACTAAGGACTCCCATGAATTCGATTCTGGGATTCTCAGATTTGTTGCTGCGCCGATTTCATGAGCAATCTGACCCGCAACAGCTCAGCATGATTGAGCGAATTTTTAGAAATAGCAGGCATTTGCTGATGCTCATTGAAGAGATGCTGGATTTGTCCAAGCTCAAAACAAACCACCTTGAGTTAAAGATTGAATCCTGTGACTTGGCAGAGATCGTGCAGACAACCGCCAATGAGATCCGTCCGCTTGCCCTACGGAAAAACGTGGAGCTTCAGGTTGAAGTTGGACAGGCTCCGCTAATGGTGTTAAACGATCGAACTCGGCTCAAGCAAATTTTGATGAATTTGCTCTCAAATGCCGTTAAGTTTACGAATATAGGACGAATTTGCCTGAAAGTCCAAAAACTATCTGATGAACAAGTCTTACTCGTTTTGAGCGATACAGGAATTGGAATTGCCCCAGAACATCAACCTTGTATCTTTCAAGAGTTTTGGCAAGCTAACCAATCGCTGAGCCGTCAACAAGGTGGAATTGGGCTGGGTTTAGCAATTACAGGAGGTTTGATTCGGCTAATGGGGGGCACGATCGCTGTGGAAAGTCAGCTAGGGCAAGGATCGACTTTTCGAGTGGAGTTGCCTTATCAAGTCAAAACAGTGGATACGGTGACGGAAGGTCAGTACAATCAACATGCAGGGAAGCTATTTTGA